A single window of Chitinophaga sp. XS-30 DNA harbors:
- a CDS encoding SDR family oxidoreductase yields MKNLSGKVAVVTGSSKGIGAAIALKLAEAGAKVIINYSGDQGAADEVVAQIESNGGAAYAIKANVSSKEEIIRLFDESITHFGKVDIWVNNAGVMLNNFIRDLTEEQLEKQLGINFKGVFYSLQQAATKLADNGSIINLSSTVTRTIFPTYGVYAATKAAVEQMSRVFAKEIGARGINVNCVLPGPTGTGLFLNGKSEEQIAQLAATNAFKRLGTPEDIAKIVAFLATDEAKWISGQSIGASGGMA; encoded by the coding sequence ATGAAAAATTTATCAGGAAAAGTAGCCGTGGTCACCGGCTCATCAAAAGGAATTGGCGCAGCTATCGCCTTAAAACTAGCCGAAGCCGGCGCTAAAGTAATTATAAACTATAGTGGTGATCAAGGTGCCGCCGATGAGGTTGTTGCTCAGATCGAATCCAATGGCGGAGCGGCGTATGCGATAAAGGCAAATGTTAGCAGCAAAGAAGAGATCATCCGCCTGTTCGACGAAAGCATTACCCATTTTGGCAAAGTGGACATTTGGGTCAATAACGCCGGTGTGATGCTGAACAATTTCATCCGGGACCTCACCGAAGAGCAATTGGAAAAGCAATTGGGCATTAACTTCAAAGGCGTTTTTTATTCGCTTCAGCAGGCCGCTACTAAGCTTGCAGATAACGGAAGCATTATCAATCTTTCGTCTACAGTTACTCGTACCATTTTCCCCACCTATGGTGTTTATGCCGCCACCAAAGCAGCGGTGGAACAAATGAGTCGTGTATTTGCCAAAGAGATCGGTGCAAGGGGTATCAACGTCAACTGTGTATTGCCTGGCCCTACAGGTACCGGTCTGTTCCTCAATGGCAAGTCGGAAGAACAGATCGCACAGCTCGCTGCTACCAACGCTTTCAAACGCCTGGGCACCCCCGAAGATATCGCCAAAATAGTTGCGTTCCTGGCTACGGACGAAGCTAAATGGATTTCCGGACAAAGCATCGGTGCCAGCGGAGGAATGGCTTAG
- a CDS encoding SDR family NAD(P)-dependent oxidoreductase: MGRIFITGSSDGLGMMAASLLINDGHQVVLHARNEQRAEDALKANPNAEAVLTADLSSIAETIALAEKANATGRFDAVIHNAAVGYRESRKIITEDGLPHVFAINSLSPYILTALIEKPKRLIYMSSGLHRDGDSSLSDLLWEHKTWNGFQAYADSKLHNVLLAFAVAARWAGTASNALEPGWVATKMGGPGAPDSLADAPLTQVWLATSRDPQVLQSGGYYYHKQPREVHPDCRDREIQERFIEKCAEISGVKLPS; encoded by the coding sequence ATGGGACGAATATTCATTACAGGCTCGTCGGACGGGCTCGGTATGATGGCCGCAAGCCTATTGATAAATGATGGTCATCAGGTAGTGTTGCATGCCAGAAACGAACAGAGAGCTGAAGATGCACTTAAAGCCAACCCCAATGCCGAAGCTGTACTTACTGCAGACCTTTCCAGCATAGCCGAAACAATAGCTCTGGCAGAGAAAGCAAACGCAACAGGCCGGTTCGACGCCGTTATCCACAATGCGGCTGTCGGATACAGAGAATCCCGAAAAATAATAACCGAAGACGGCCTGCCGCATGTTTTCGCCATAAACAGCCTGTCGCCGTACATCCTTACTGCCCTTATAGAAAAACCGAAAAGGCTGATTTATATGAGCAGCGGGCTTCACCGTGACGGGGATAGCAGTCTCAGCGACCTTTTGTGGGAACATAAAACATGGAATGGATTTCAGGCCTACGCCGATTCCAAACTGCATAACGTCCTGTTAGCTTTTGCGGTGGCAGCCCGATGGGCGGGGACAGCGTCAAATGCTTTGGAGCCGGGATGGGTAGCCACGAAGATGGGCGGCCCAGGTGCTCCCGACAGTCTTGCTGATGCTCCGCTGACACAGGTATGGTTAGCCACATCAAGAGATCCGCAAGTATTGCAGTCCGGAGGCTACTACTACCACAAACAGCCACGGGAAGTGCATCCTGATTGCAGAGATCGGGAGATACAAGAACGTTTTATTGAAAAGTGCGCGGAGATTTCCGGAGTTAAGCTTCCGTCTTAG
- a CDS encoding AraC family transcriptional regulator, producing the protein MELTDQIESNSLFELYKALNLSVSLFDLTEGFTIFNLNEVGFELPYKSASFRPNFFSFLFVKEGKGQYRIDEHSFEVEPHSIYFTNPSNYRTFSWREIQDIVLITFDETFLKKYIGEDVYTDFPFLLSEVVRPKVVTDNFFLETDSINRQILKEYRKNTPSRYKIIGHLLAVLLFKIKEHIWTDYNPIYEGNRSSQIVISFKRLLEQHYRDLNSGKIDMAFRVQDYANAQNLHPNYLSSVIKSKTGKNIMAWIAEKTLTEAKSLLQNASIPVKEITYKLGFTETAHFSNFFKKHEGISPIQYRKSHHL; encoded by the coding sequence ATGGAACTAACAGACCAAATCGAATCAAACTCATTATTTGAACTTTACAAGGCTTTAAATCTATCGGTAAGTCTCTTTGACCTTACAGAAGGGTTTACCATTTTCAACCTGAACGAAGTTGGCTTCGAACTACCTTACAAATCGGCATCTTTTCGACCTAATTTCTTTTCCTTTTTATTTGTAAAAGAAGGGAAAGGGCAATATCGTATTGATGAACACAGTTTTGAAGTAGAGCCCCATTCTATCTATTTCACCAATCCAAGCAATTACCGAACGTTTAGCTGGCGGGAAATTCAGGATATAGTATTAATTACTTTTGACGAAACCTTCCTGAAAAAATATATCGGTGAAGACGTTTATACTGATTTTCCTTTTTTGCTCTCAGAAGTCGTTCGCCCAAAAGTTGTTACGGACAATTTTTTTCTGGAGACCGATAGCATTAACCGGCAAATATTGAAGGAGTATAGAAAAAATACACCTTCAAGGTACAAAATTATCGGTCATTTGCTGGCAGTGCTGCTTTTTAAAATAAAGGAGCATATATGGACAGATTACAATCCTATCTATGAGGGTAACAGGAGCTCCCAGATCGTCATTTCATTTAAAAGATTATTGGAACAGCATTACCGTGATCTGAATTCAGGTAAAATTGATATGGCTTTCAGAGTACAGGATTATGCCAATGCTCAAAATCTGCACCCCAATTACCTGAGCAGCGTGATTAAAAGCAAGACCGGAAAAAACATAATGGCATGGATCGCTGAAAAAACACTTACAGAGGCAAAGTCACTGTTGCAAAATGCATCCATACCGGTTAAGGAAATTACTTATAAACTGGGATTTACAGAAACCGCCCATTTCAGTAACTTCTTCAAAAAACATGAAGGCATTTCCCCGATCCAATACCGTAAATCCCATCATCTTTAA
- a CDS encoding SDR family NAD(P)-dependent oxidoreductase yields MIIVMTGATSGIGAEALKHFVELPDTKVYAGVRGSGRIVPEGTAILPLDLSSLKSVSSFADNIKQRLGNTKIDILVLNAGIQATDNKQRSEEGFELTFATNHLAHYLLARLLLPNLAKGGKIVITTSDSHDPEIIFFGPKTLDLEELAYPDENSPKGMRFYATTKLCNLLTARSLSAISLKDDSGISVIAYNPGLTGDTSLMGKQSAFIKILLPVFIRPLFYVVSMFKPAFFMGTAKRSGEALAELALGKVTLPTDKIYASLVRGKLTFPNPSQLAQDNNTRDLLWKESAKMAGLPE; encoded by the coding sequence ATGATAATTGTAATGACAGGGGCAACATCAGGTATTGGTGCAGAAGCCTTAAAACATTTTGTAGAATTGCCCGACACGAAAGTATATGCTGGTGTACGGGGAAGCGGACGTATTGTGCCTGAAGGAACAGCAATTCTTCCGCTTGACCTTTCTTCTTTAAAAAGCGTTAGTTCTTTTGCTGACAACATAAAACAACGTTTGGGAAATACTAAAATTGACATTTTGGTATTAAATGCCGGTATTCAAGCGACCGATAACAAACAACGAAGTGAAGAGGGTTTTGAACTGACATTTGCCACTAACCATCTTGCCCATTATTTGCTGGCAAGGTTACTCTTGCCGAATTTGGCAAAAGGCGGTAAAATTGTTATCACGACAAGTGATTCGCACGACCCCGAAATCATTTTTTTTGGTCCGAAGACATTAGACCTAGAGGAATTGGCTTATCCTGATGAAAATAGTCCGAAAGGCATGCGTTTCTATGCAACAACAAAACTCTGCAATCTTCTTACCGCACGCTCCCTTTCAGCCATAAGTTTGAAAGACGACAGCGGTATCAGTGTGATTGCATACAATCCCGGGTTGACCGGAGATACATCCCTAATGGGCAAACAATCGGCATTTATAAAAATATTGCTGCCCGTTTTCATTCGACCGTTATTCTATGTGGTCAGTATGTTTAAACCTGCTTTCTTTATGGGGACAGCAAAACGTTCGGGCGAAGCGTTGGCAGAGCTTGCATTGGGTAAAGTTACGCTACCAACGGACAAAATTTATGCATCACTTGTAAGGGGAAAGCTTACCTTTCCCAATCCTTCCCAACTTGCACAAGACAATAACACAAGAGATCTGTTATGGAAAGAGAGTGCTAAAATGGCAGGATTGCCTGAGTAG
- a CDS encoding AraC family transcriptional regulator, whose translation MKKHTKNLFSDAIVYSLDTEKETEYDNLLVESVLLLQLSGEMTFETSTDRITARSGEVYLVRKHQFVKTTKTPKNNEYYKALMFILKEDILGQYALEKQLETTVKYHGKSNILLPESTYLKGFFNSLIPYTVNPKSIDHPLSELKVKEAVELLLLAKPELENFLFDFSEPHKIDLEKFMISNFQFNVPIDSFAKLTGRSLAGFKRDFQKVFSMSPRQWLQNKRLTEAHYQIEKNDKKPSSIYVELGFESLSHFSYAFKKQFGYAPTELTKMRKNKIST comes from the coding sequence ATGAAAAAGCATACGAAGAACTTATTTTCAGATGCCATAGTCTATTCTCTGGATACAGAAAAGGAAACAGAATATGATAATCTGCTGGTCGAAAGTGTTCTATTATTGCAGCTTTCGGGTGAAATGACTTTTGAGACCTCCACCGATAGAATTACAGCAAGGTCTGGCGAAGTATATCTGGTAAGAAAGCACCAATTCGTGAAGACCACCAAAACTCCAAAAAATAACGAATATTATAAGGCTTTGATGTTTATTCTGAAAGAAGATATTCTGGGACAATATGCCCTGGAAAAGCAGTTGGAAACAACGGTGAAATATCACGGCAAATCAAATATCCTTCTGCCCGAAAGTACCTATTTGAAAGGGTTTTTCAACTCGTTGATTCCTTATACAGTCAATCCGAAAAGTATCGACCATCCGCTAAGTGAATTAAAGGTAAAAGAAGCGGTTGAACTTTTGTTGCTTGCAAAACCTGAACTTGAAAATTTTCTTTTTGACTTTTCCGAACCACATAAAATTGATTTGGAAAAGTTTATGATATCTAACTTCCAGTTCAATGTTCCGATTGACAGCTTTGCAAAATTGACAGGACGAAGTCTCGCAGGTTTCAAACGTGATTTTCAAAAGGTATTTAGTATGTCGCCCCGGCAATGGTTGCAGAACAAACGACTTACAGAGGCTCACTATCAAATAGAAAAGAACGATAAAAAGCCGTCTTCAATCTATGTGGAACTTGGCTTTGAGAGTTTATCTCATTTTTCTTACGCTTTTAAAAAGCAATTTGGTTATGCCCCAACGGAACTAACAAAGATGAGAAAGAACAAAATATCGACTTGA
- a CDS encoding helix-turn-helix transcriptional regulator has translation MKQDLFQAIADPTRRAILTLIAAQALTPNAMAEKFDMSRQAVSKHIKVLQECELIKPEHSGREIYYHFNPKKMQEFDNWLAKLRKIWEMQFNQLDNVLLTLKKQRK, from the coding sequence ATGAAACAAGACTTATTCCAGGCCATAGCAGACCCAACACGCAGGGCCATTTTAACTTTAATTGCTGCTCAAGCGTTAACACCAAATGCAATGGCGGAAAAATTTGATATGAGCCGACAAGCCGTATCAAAGCATATTAAAGTATTGCAGGAATGCGAGTTAATCAAACCCGAACATTCCGGCAGAGAAATTTATTATCACTTTAATCCAAAAAAAATGCAAGAATTTGACAATTGGCTAGCCAAGCTCAGGAAAATTTGGGAAATGCAATTCAATCAACTCGACAACGTATTACTGACGCTAAAAAAACAGAGAAAATGA
- a CDS encoding SRPBCC domain-containing protein has protein sequence MNNNLLFDFTVDKAAKTVFITREFDADLSLVWDAFTKAEILDQWVAPKPWTSKTKFMDFKVGRRRFYAMVSPEGQKHWAIQKYTSINPKTNFKLFNAFADKDENPQLPGSDWDYTFNEQNGKTKVSITIYNESLARMEKMIEMGFTEGFKMSMNNLENLLATLSGK, from the coding sequence ATGAACAACAATTTGCTATTTGATTTTACCGTTGACAAAGCAGCGAAAACGGTATTCATAACAAGAGAATTTGATGCTGACCTTTCGCTGGTATGGGACGCATTTACCAAAGCAGAAATCCTTGACCAATGGGTGGCGCCTAAACCCTGGACATCAAAAACAAAATTCATGGATTTTAAAGTTGGCAGACGAAGATTTTATGCAATGGTAAGTCCGGAAGGACAAAAGCATTGGGCTATTCAAAAATACACGTCCATTAACCCCAAAACCAACTTCAAACTATTCAATGCTTTTGCAGACAAAGATGAAAACCCTCAATTGCCGGGTTCTGATTGGGATTATACGTTCAACGAACAAAACGGAAAAACAAAGGTCAGTATTACTATTTATAACGAATCCCTTGCCCGCATGGAGAAGATGATTGAAATGGGCTTCACAGAAGGATTCAAGATGTCAATGAACAATTTGGAAAATCTACTGGCAACTTTATCCGGCAAATGA
- a CDS encoding serine hydrolase yields MKQKSLIFFLLFLSHSTYAQMKAIPNIPAISPEDAGFNKDSINALNDTMAKFKQRDYRGLIVIKDNKIVLENYYNTFWRNHIHDIRSAGKSITALLLGVAIKDGLVKNLEQDVYSFFPKEKYPSIHDDYKKVRLVHLLNMVSGLDADSDNPETMGSAGKWMSKDEWVKYLLSVPLSSEPGKKWVYADINAVLIGALIEEKSGMSLRDYARQKVFDPLEIKEFYWYTNAANQTGAAGNLYISTLDFAKLGLLVANKGKWGNEQLADYDYMNRLLNEYSTAIGDYNPLADGYGMLWYRTRRKFGRREVNYLWASGNGGNHLVVVPEENMVIAMTSGAYGNWYPHTRAYFILSKIFQALEKND; encoded by the coding sequence ATGAAGCAAAAATCCCTGATCTTTTTCCTTTTGTTCCTATCGCACTCCACATATGCACAAATGAAAGCCATCCCGAATATTCCCGCTATTAGCCCGGAAGATGCTGGTTTCAATAAAGACTCCATTAATGCGCTTAATGATACTATGGCCAAATTCAAGCAGAGAGATTATAGAGGACTGATTGTAATTAAAGACAACAAAATTGTACTGGAGAATTACTACAATACATTTTGGCGTAATCACATACATGACATTCGGTCTGCGGGAAAGAGTATTACTGCTTTGCTTTTGGGCGTAGCCATCAAAGACGGATTGGTAAAAAATTTAGAGCAGGACGTTTACTCATTCTTTCCTAAGGAAAAATACCCTTCAATTCATGATGATTATAAGAAGGTCAGGCTAGTTCATCTGCTGAACATGGTTTCTGGTTTAGATGCCGATTCCGACAACCCTGAAACAATGGGCAGCGCAGGGAAATGGATGTCAAAGGACGAATGGGTGAAGTATTTGTTAAGCGTTCCATTATCAAGCGAGCCTGGGAAAAAATGGGTTTATGCTGATATCAACGCTGTTCTGATCGGGGCGCTCATCGAAGAAAAGTCTGGTATGAGTCTAAGGGATTATGCCAGACAAAAGGTTTTTGACCCATTGGAGATTAAAGAGTTTTACTGGTACACTAATGCAGCAAATCAAACCGGCGCCGCTGGTAATCTTTACATTTCAACGCTGGACTTTGCAAAATTGGGTTTATTGGTTGCTAACAAAGGAAAATGGGGAAATGAACAGTTAGCCGATTATGATTATATGAATCGGCTATTGAACGAATACTCCACTGCAATAGGGGACTATAATCCTTTGGCTGACGGATATGGTATGCTTTGGTACAGAACAAGAAGAAAGTTTGGCAGAAGAGAAGTTAACTATCTATGGGCATCAGGAAATGGCGGAAATCATTTGGTAGTTGTTCCCGAGGAAAATATGGTAATTGCCATGACCTCCGGTGCATACGGAAATTGGTATCCCCATACAAGAGCGTATTTTATCCTCAGTAAGATATTTCAAGCATTAGAAAAAAATGATTAG
- a CDS encoding DNA-binding response regulator — translation MTDSILIIDDNEDILDFLSIVLGENYKILLAPNGEVAQGILDTEVVNLIISDIMMPGIDGFELCRLIKSNVEYCHIPIILLTSKNTYQAHIEGLEVGADAYVQKPFSQELLLVQISNLLKNRLKIKEHFACSPFEDVRVMAHSKTDEAFLKKLDEYIRDNIKDPNIDVDKLAEHMFMSRTTFYRKIKSLSSLSPKELIDITRLKKAAGLIAENEFSLYEISKMVGYSSQSLFTRNFQKYFKVNPLEYSNSLLKER, via the coding sequence ATGACTGACAGCATTCTTATTATTGACGACAACGAGGATATCCTGGATTTTTTATCTATCGTTCTAGGCGAGAACTATAAGATCCTGCTGGCCCCTAATGGGGAAGTTGCACAGGGCATACTGGACACCGAAGTGGTAAATCTTATCATATCAGACATTATGATGCCCGGTATCGACGGCTTTGAACTATGCCGGCTGATCAAGTCTAACGTAGAATACTGCCATATTCCTATCATCCTGTTAACTTCCAAAAATACTTATCAGGCCCACATTGAAGGATTGGAAGTAGGTGCGGATGCGTATGTCCAGAAACCTTTCTCACAAGAGCTATTGCTGGTGCAGATCTCTAATCTGCTTAAAAACCGGCTGAAAATAAAAGAGCATTTTGCCTGCTCCCCTTTTGAAGATGTAAGAGTAATGGCGCATTCGAAAACAGACGAAGCATTCCTTAAAAAGCTGGATGAATATATTCGTGATAATATTAAAGATCCCAATATTGATGTTGACAAGCTGGCGGAGCACATGTTTATGAGCCGCACTACTTTCTACCGAAAAATAAAATCCCTTTCATCATTATCGCCCAAAGAATTAATTGACATTACACGCCTGAAAAAAGCGGCCGGTTTAATTGCGGAGAATGAATTTTCTTTATATGAAATTTCAAAAATGGTGGGATATAGTTCGCAAAGTCTTTTTACCCGGAACTTTCAAAAGTATTTTAAGGTTAACCCTTTGGAATATTCCAATTCGCTCCTGAAAGAGCGATAA